In Micromonospora sp. NBC_01813, the following are encoded in one genomic region:
- a CDS encoding O-antigen ligase family protein, with protein MTQSGLHPADLEPSWVGERTYVTRRRLTLIDAPVLLSLMVCLLTLIPSHLILPGMTDLGRPALIVATLMWFWWMTARLNSRLVLTGPQPMRWAVLGFLLSMLLSYAIGFLRGLTTMEANSADRWMLTAAAISGVILLTADGMPNWQRLDGVLRVFVYCCAFVAVVGLLQAFLYFDLTQYMRVPGLEMKGWIVGLEIRGGGVRVPSTTFHYIEFSLMMAMSLPFAIHFTRFSETSRQRQLFGFLALLIAAAIPATMSRTGFVALALVLLVLMPVWGWRLRYNMMALGVAMFAGLAVVKPSIVTTISDMFLGASTDPSITSRTDRYEMVGYYFSQRPWFGRGTGTWVSPQYQYLDNQWLAFALTNGVVGVAVLAALHITAIIVALQARKRSTSERDRHLCTVLVAVQVVAIAAGFTFDSLSFSTYATAMSLLVGMCGAVWRLSHPALMVRTSTPRWFGA; from the coding sequence GTGACCCAGTCCGGGCTGCACCCGGCGGATCTGGAGCCATCGTGGGTCGGTGAGCGGACGTACGTGACGCGCCGTCGGCTGACGCTGATCGACGCGCCGGTGCTGTTGTCACTCATGGTGTGCCTGCTGACCCTCATTCCGTCGCATCTGATCCTCCCGGGAATGACCGATCTGGGGCGTCCGGCGTTGATCGTCGCGACCCTCATGTGGTTCTGGTGGATGACGGCCCGGCTCAACTCGCGGCTGGTGCTCACCGGCCCGCAGCCGATGCGGTGGGCGGTGCTGGGGTTCCTGCTGTCGATGCTGCTGTCGTACGCCATCGGATTCCTCCGCGGCCTCACCACGATGGAGGCGAACTCCGCGGACCGGTGGATGCTCACCGCGGCGGCGATCTCCGGTGTCATCCTGTTGACCGCCGACGGCATGCCCAACTGGCAGCGGCTCGACGGCGTGCTGCGGGTCTTCGTCTACTGCTGCGCCTTCGTCGCCGTGGTGGGTCTGCTCCAGGCCTTCCTCTACTTCGACCTGACCCAGTACATGCGGGTGCCGGGGCTGGAGATGAAAGGCTGGATCGTCGGCCTGGAGATTCGCGGTGGCGGCGTGCGGGTGCCCAGCACGACGTTCCACTACATCGAGTTCAGCCTGATGATGGCGATGTCCCTGCCGTTCGCCATCCACTTCACTCGATTCTCGGAGACGTCGCGGCAGCGGCAGTTGTTCGGATTCCTGGCGCTGCTCATCGCTGCGGCCATCCCGGCCACGATGTCCAGGACGGGATTCGTGGCGCTCGCCCTCGTGTTGCTGGTCCTCATGCCCGTCTGGGGATGGCGACTGCGGTACAACATGATGGCGCTCGGGGTAGCGATGTTCGCCGGCCTGGCGGTGGTGAAGCCATCCATCGTCACCACGATCAGCGACATGTTCCTCGGTGCGAGCACCGATCCGAGCATTACCTCCCGCACGGACCGGTACGAAATGGTCGGCTACTACTTCTCGCAGCGGCCGTGGTTCGGCCGGGGGACCGGCACCTGGGTGTCCCCGCAGTACCAGTACCTAGACAACCAGTGGCTGGCCTTCGCGCTCACCAACGGGGTGGTCGGGGTGGCCGTCCTCGCCGCGCTGCACATCACCGCGATCATCGTCGCCCTACAGGCCCGCAAGAGGTCCACGTCGGAGCGCGACCGCCACCTCTGCACCGTTCTGGTCGCGGTCCAGGTGGTCGCGATCGCGGCGGGCTTCACCTTCGACTCGCTGAGCTTCAGCACCTACGCCACGGCGATGTCGCTCCTGGTGGGCATGTGCGGGGCGGTGTGGCGGCTCAGCCACCCGGCGCTGATGGTCCGTACGTCGACCCCGCGTTGGTTCGGGGCCTGA